The proteins below are encoded in one region of Clostridium estertheticum:
- a CDS encoding sensor histidine kinase: protein MTAVYTFIFSSTLFILSVSLIIGFRFFLINEAKSDLTKYSTVAINYAKSDKGLQSFNYSAFANIEYVTLNVFDENENLVYSSQNDKKDISFHKDTKASPVITDLNQELIFVTTKLKLNNKIFFIQTSKTLNKENEYLAIFAAIIFVVNVFSLIITLGFGSRASKKMLLPIKNMTKATRAISINALEKRLNVSTSHDELKQLAETFNEMLNRIQNSYEMQNQFVSDASHELRTPIAVIQGYANMLYRWGKDDKAVLDESITAIKSESYNMQQLVEKLLFLARSDKKTQKVYKENFCINELINEIIKETKLIDANHEISSDINEELSIYADKNLLKQALRIFIDNSIKYTPIGGTIKLNSYIKNSNLTIEIIDTGIGIAKNDLPHIFTRFYRCDKSRAKESGGTGLGLSISKWIIGKHNGSILVESELEMGTKITIGLPMENK from the coding sequence ATGACTGCAGTGTATACTTTCATTTTTTCTAGTACACTATTTATATTAAGTGTTAGTTTAATTATTGGATTTAGGTTTTTTTTAATTAATGAAGCAAAAAGCGACCTTACTAAATATAGCACAGTAGCTATTAATTATGCAAAATCAGACAAAGGTCTTCAAAGTTTTAATTATAGTGCTTTTGCTAATATAGAATATGTTACCTTGAATGTATTTGATGAGAATGAAAATCTTGTTTATTCCAGTCAAAACGATAAAAAGGATATATCTTTCCATAAGGATACCAAAGCTAGCCCAGTAATCACTGACCTAAACCAAGAACTTATTTTTGTTACCACTAAACTTAAACTTAATAATAAAATCTTTTTCATTCAAACTTCTAAAACTTTAAATAAAGAAAATGAATATTTGGCTATTTTCGCAGCAATTATTTTTGTTGTAAATGTATTTTCTTTAATTATTACATTAGGTTTTGGTTCTAGAGCTAGTAAAAAAATGCTTTTACCTATAAAAAATATGACAAAAGCAACAAGGGCTATTTCAATTAATGCTTTGGAAAAAAGGCTAAATGTTAGTACTTCTCACGATGAATTAAAGCAACTAGCAGAAACTTTTAATGAGATGCTAAATCGGATTCAAAATTCCTATGAAATGCAAAATCAATTCGTATCAGATGCATCTCACGAACTTAGAACACCTATTGCAGTTATACAAGGTTATGCTAATATGTTATACCGTTGGGGAAAAGATGACAAAGCAGTACTCGACGAATCAATTACAGCTATTAAAAGTGAGTCCTACAATATGCAGCAACTAGTAGAAAAGCTTCTTTTCCTTGCAAGAAGTGATAAGAAAACACAAAAAGTATATAAGGAAAATTTTTGTATAAATGAATTAATAAATGAAATCATCAAGGAGACTAAACTAATTGACGCAAATCATGAAATTTCAAGTGACATTAATGAAGAGTTATCTATTTATGCAGATAAAAATTTATTAAAACAAGCATTACGAATTTTCATTGACAATAGTATTAAGTATACCCCCATTGGCGGAACTATTAAATTAAATAGTTATATCAAAAATAGTAATTTAACAATTGAAATTATAGATACAGGCATTGGTATCGCGAAAAACGATCTTCCCCATATTTTCACTAGATTTTATAGGTGTGATAAATCAAGAGCAAAAGAAAGTGGTGGAACAGGCCTTGGTCTATCTATCTCAAAATGGATCATAGGCAAACATAATGGATCAATTCTAGTAGAAAGCGAACTTGAAATGGGCACAAAAATAACTATTGGGCTTCCAATGGAAAATAAATAA
- the uvsE gene encoding UV DNA damage repair endonuclease UvsE, producing the protein MQIRLGYVATALKSAKITSASTVTFSTYTKQSTDRDKLEKLQKVAVSNVNDLHKILEYTVKNDVHFYRITSALIPLAIHPEVTNWEFRRILKMDFEWLGNYINNNNLRVDTHPDESNVINSSKEEVIKSTIKSLQFHANLFKDINYPLGKMVLHIGGKEGGKLAATERFFKNFNNLPKEITDMLIFENDDKSFTTKEVLNICQEIKAPMVLDVHHHNCNNGGDDLEPMLKDIFATWEGQPLPPKVHFSSPKTGEKDKKHADNLDAASFIEFIEKCIPLGIDFDVLIEAKLADVAFFQLLEDVKVFKPEWTWLDKTTIEFQ; encoded by the coding sequence ATGCAAATAAGATTAGGATATGTGGCTACAGCATTAAAATCAGCTAAAATAACTTCCGCAAGCACTGTAACTTTTTCTACATATACAAAACAATCGACTGATAGGGATAAGCTTGAAAAGCTACAAAAGGTAGCAGTTTCAAATGTTAATGATTTGCATAAAATTCTGGAATACACTGTAAAAAATGATGTCCACTTTTATAGAATAACTTCTGCTTTAATACCTTTAGCAATACATCCAGAAGTTACTAATTGGGAGTTTAGAAGAATTTTAAAAATGGATTTTGAATGGCTCGGAAATTATATTAACAATAATAATTTAAGGGTAGATACTCATCCAGATGAATCTAATGTTATAAACAGTTCTAAGGAAGAAGTAATAAAAAGCACTATAAAAAGTTTACAGTTTCATGCAAATCTTTTTAAAGATATTAATTATCCTTTAGGAAAAATGGTATTACATATTGGAGGTAAGGAAGGCGGAAAACTTGCTGCTACAGAAAGATTCTTTAAGAATTTTAATAACTTACCAAAAGAAATAACAGATATGCTAATATTTGAAAATGATGACAAAAGTTTTACTACAAAAGAAGTATTAAATATCTGCCAAGAAATAAAGGCACCTATGGTACTAGATGTACATCATCACAACTGTAACAATGGCGGTGACGACCTAGAACCTATGTTAAAAGATATATTCGCCACTTGGGAAGGTCAACCTTTACCACCTAAGGTACATTTTTCTAGTCCAAAAACTGGAGAAAAAGATAAAAAACACGCTGATAACCTTGATGCAGCATCATTCATTGAATTTATTGAGAAATGCATTCCTTTAGGAATAGATTTTGATGTACTAATAGAAGCAAAATTAGCCGATGTGGCTTTCTTCCAACTTCTAGAAGATGTAAAAGTATTTAAACCAGAATGGACTTGGCTTGATAAAACTACTATAGAATTTCAATAA
- a CDS encoding DUF554 domain-containing protein: protein MLGTIVNSLSIIIGGFIGSSFKNKISDTYTETIMKGLGLCVILIGLKGALQVNNILLLIISVTLGTLIGEIIKIEKGIENIGALLESKVSSQSGIANGFVTASLVFCVGAMSIMGSLESGLSKNYNILYAKSLLDGIFAIIFSSTLGVGVCFSAISVFVYQGIITLTASLMKQFLITSVVNEMSAVGGLLIVAIGANMLDIKRIKVGNMLPAIFIPLLYYIFKCIISSFT from the coding sequence ATGTTAGGCACAATTGTAAATTCATTATCAATAATAATTGGCGGATTTATAGGTTCATCATTTAAAAATAAAATTTCTGATACATATACTGAAACAATTATGAAAGGTCTAGGGTTATGTGTAATACTTATTGGATTAAAAGGTGCATTACAGGTAAATAACATATTATTACTAATCATTAGTGTAACGCTTGGAACTCTTATTGGTGAAATAATAAAAATTGAGAAAGGTATTGAAAACATTGGAGCTTTACTGGAAAGTAAAGTATCAAGTCAGAGTGGAATAGCAAATGGCTTTGTAACAGCAAGTTTGGTATTTTGCGTAGGTGCAATGTCTATAATGGGCTCACTTGAGAGTGGTCTTTCTAAAAATTATAATATACTTTATGCTAAATCTTTGTTAGATGGTATATTTGCAATTATTTTTTCATCAACATTAGGTGTTGGAGTATGTTTTTCTGCGATTTCAGTATTTGTATATCAGGGGATTATAACTTTAACAGCTTCTCTTATGAAACAATTTTTAATAACATCTGTTGTAAATGAAATGTCTGCTGTTGGGGGATTATTAATTGTAGCAATCGGTGCAAATATGCTTGATATTAAAAGAATAAAAGTTGGTAACATGCTTCCAGCAATATTTATTCCTCTTTTATATTATATATTTAAATGCATTATAAGTAGTTTTACATAA
- a CDS encoding tryptophan transporter translates to MKTNKIIITSLLLAIGLILHQITPGIFLGMKPDLLLVFMILSITITKDFKIALITGIVAGVLCALTTTFPGGQLPSIIDKTITSIIVYFIYKSLKSNSSLKLSSIYFLGTIVSGSIFLSSALFLFGLPAPFLALFVSIVLPTSVFNCFVGFSIHKLIATNPALKSKFINF, encoded by the coding sequence ATGAAAACAAATAAAATAATAATAACCTCTCTATTACTGGCAATAGGTCTTATATTGCATCAAATTACACCAGGTATATTTTTAGGTATGAAACCAGATTTATTATTGGTATTTATGATTTTATCCATAACAATTACAAAAGATTTTAAAATTGCGTTAATAACAGGGATAGTTGCCGGTGTTTTATGCGCTTTAACCACCACTTTCCCAGGCGGGCAACTTCCTAGCATTATAGATAAAACAATTACTTCAATAATTGTATATTTTATATATAAAAGCCTAAAATCTAATTCATCGCTTAAATTATCAAGTATTTATTTTCTTGGAACTATAGTAAGTGGTAGTATTTTTTTAAGCTCAGCTCTCTTTCTATTTGGGTTACCTGCACCCTTTTTAGCACTCTTTGTATCAATAGTACTTCCTACGTCTGTATTTAATTGTTTTGTCGGATTTTCTATTCATAAACTTATTGCAACAAACCCAGCATTAAAAAGTAAATTTATAAATTTTTAA
- a CDS encoding glutaredoxin family protein, with amino-acid sequence MNKVEIYTSNSCGFCHLAKEFFEENNIEYTEHNISENLEAKKALIKKGYRSVPVIDINGQEMIGFDKEKVVAILGL; translated from the coding sequence ATGAACAAAGTTGAAATTTATACAAGTAATAGTTGCGGATTTTGTCATTTAGCTAAGGAATTTTTCGAAGAAAATAACATTGAATATACAGAGCATAATATTTCTGAAAATTTAGAAGCAAAAAAAGCGCTTATAAAAAAAGGATATAGATCAGTACCAGTAATAGATATTAATGGACAAGAAATGATTGGATTTGATAAGGAAAAAGTGGTTGCTATATTAGGACTTTAA
- the hydE gene encoding [FeFe] hydrogenase H-cluster radical SAM maturase HydE, whose amino-acid sequence MINLLEIINRAKIEHNLSKLEIIDILKNNDMNQELFNAADEVRKKYVSDDVHLRGLIEFTNICKNNCLYCGLRRDNKNLVKYRLTHEQILDFATKAKSFGYKTIVLQGGEDDYYTVNKIIKIIKDIKALGLALTLSLGEKTYDEYKAFKDAGADRYLLRIETTDKKLYEELDPGMSHEYRLNCLKNLKKLGYEVGTGVMVGLPNQTIESYADDILFFKEINADMLGIGPFIPNEDTPLANCHGRELIMALKVMAITRLLLPDINIPATTAMESLNKNGRLMALQSGANVVMPNVTEGEYRKYYALYPGKICTGDTPSHCRGCITGKINSIGRTVSTNYGFRGNKNNK is encoded by the coding sequence ATGATTAATTTATTGGAAATAATAAATAGAGCTAAAATTGAACATAACTTAAGTAAACTAGAAATCATTGATATTTTAAAAAACAATGATATGAACCAAGAATTGTTTAATGCGGCAGACGAAGTTCGAAAAAAATATGTGAGTGACGATGTTCATCTTCGTGGGCTTATTGAATTTACCAATATATGCAAGAACAACTGCCTTTACTGTGGACTCAGGCGAGATAATAAAAATTTAGTTAAATATAGATTAACACATGAACAAATTTTAGACTTTGCAACTAAGGCTAAATCTTTTGGCTATAAAACAATTGTACTTCAAGGTGGAGAAGATGATTATTATACCGTGAACAAAATCATCAAAATAATAAAAGATATCAAGGCTTTAGGTTTAGCTTTAACTTTAAGTCTAGGCGAAAAAACTTATGATGAGTATAAAGCCTTTAAAGATGCTGGTGCTGATAGATATCTTTTAAGAATTGAGACAACTGATAAGAAACTTTATGAAGAGCTAGATCCTGGCATGAGTCACGAGTACAGACTTAATTGTTTAAAGAACCTAAAAAAATTAGGTTATGAAGTAGGTACAGGCGTTATGGTTGGTCTCCCAAATCAAACCATAGAATCATATGCGGATGACATATTGTTTTTCAAAGAAATTAATGCTGACATGTTAGGAATAGGTCCTTTCATTCCTAATGAAGATACACCACTTGCAAATTGCCATGGTCGTGAGCTAATTATGGCCCTTAAAGTTATGGCTATAACACGTTTGCTTCTACCAGATATTAACATACCTGCAACAACTGCTATGGAGTCTTTAAATAAAAATGGAAGGCTGATGGCACTTCAAAGTGGTGCTAATGTAGTTATGCCTAATGTTACAGAAGGTGAATACAGAAAATATTATGCACTATACCCTGGTAAAATTTGTACTGGAGATACTCCCTCTCATTGTAGGGGATGCATAACCGGTAAAATTAACAGTATTGGAAGAACCGTTTCGACTAATTATGGATTTCGAGGAAATAAAAACAACAAATGA